Within Chroicocephalus ridibundus chromosome 11, bChrRid1.1, whole genome shotgun sequence, the genomic segment CTTTATTAAAACAGATTGTAACTAATCTGAGGTAGCCTTAACTAGGCATTTGTCTTTTCTGCGAAACACTCTGCTTCTGTGAGCTTTCTGTTCCCTCTGAACCGCTTTTATTTAAGATTAGCATTACTTagaatgtttctgaaatgtaGGAAAAAGATTTTCACATAAGGCTGATGGGTTATGTAGAGCAAACCCCCAAACTATTCgtattttctgaagtctttgCTGTCCCCGCTGTAAGGAGAGTTTTGGTTGTTTATTATCTACAATCACAGTGCGTTACAGTGCTCTGGggtttctcatttcttttgctgtaaAGACAAGTGTTGTACCAAGATCTGCCATATTTCTACATAGAGTAGTTTTCTACGtatatatgtatctatctatatatctatatctgtatTTCGTTGCAGACTGGTGacgttttctttctgttttagtCCACGAAGGCAGCCCATTGGGGGAACTTCATCGCTGTGTCCGAGATGGTGTAAAAATCAATGTCCATATCCGCACTTTCAAAGGGCTTCGTGGAGTCTGCACAGGGTTTTTGGTTGCATTTGACAAGTTCTGGAATATGGTAATTATTGTTCCAGCCCTTGACTTATGACTGCTATATTGAAACCTTGAAATTTGCAACAGGtttaagcaaaatacattttgagaaGATTAATGTGGCATTGTGGTTCATACAGCTAATTTGCTCTGGCACTGAGTGCTGGGTTTCAGACTTAAGTGGTGCTTGGTGTTGAACTGGTAAGTCTGAGAGGTACCCAGCCATCTTAGAGAAGGTTTTGTGTGAGAGAAAAGCTTTGAAGCATTCACAACATCTTCAAAGGTTTTGTATAAGAACGCAGGAAGGTGGAATATTAGAAGCTTCCAAAGCTTTCCTGCAAAACACAGTCTTCTTATAGTGGTAGccacttctctgttttctttcactaaCACGTCACTGGGATATCAGTGGCAAAAGCTTTTCCGTGCATTCTGCCTCCTGAAGATCTTAAAGACAGTGGATGGAAAAGTAGCTATTAATATTTGTGAGCCTGGAGCTCTGAAAATTTTGGAAATGcaggctggggaaaaggaaggatTTTGCAGGCAAGGCTTTTAAAGATTCTGCAAGTAATGCAGGATGGATACTAGGCTTTGCTGTTGCATTTATACCTCAGTACAGCTAAGAAGCCGGCTTCAAAGCACGGCTCGTTCCTGGGATGGATTCTCTCTCAGAGCATAATTTCATAATTCTATGACACAAAGCTGGTCCAGAgcttcttcatgttttctttttaattttgacctttctgtttcttttttcttcttctaggcCCTGACAGATGTGGATGAGACATACAGGAAACCAGTAATGGGCAAAGCTTTCTACGCAGAACCTCAGCTCACACTAACCCGGGTAGGTAACCatctccagttttctttttttttttttttaatatctcctttTTCAAAGTAGTAAAAAGGGAGCATTGATTGGAAAGCTGTATTTACATTTGAAGTACTTTACATCCTTTTATTAGAGATTACTCTAAAATTACttgaactggggggggggaaaaacagttttcagaccTTTTTGAAAGTACTTTGGCCATCGTTCAGTGCTACAGAAGTTCCACTTTAGAGGTCCTAGTGTCAGATCACAGTTGCTGCCACTGCATAGTGCAGTATTCTATAAGCTcactctgttttttttatttattggttcTGTGCATTTTTTGCACCCGTGACTGATCCGGTCCACATTTGTCCTGCCAGGGCATAACTCTGATACGAATGTTCATGGAATGACAGTCTTTGTCTCCAGCCAACAAAATGTCTGTTTGGTCACTTGAACTTGTGGTCTAGGTACCGCGAAGCCCAAGATTCTGCATGTTGCTCCAAAGCAGCATGCTCTCTAGGATCCAGCTGCAAAAAAAGATGTTTACAAAGTTGAGAACTGGAGAGATGATAGATGAACTTCtgaaacaatgaaggaaaaaaatgtgacagtGCTGTGCCTGTTGAACGGCATAGCTCTGGGCCTTCTGAACATCAGAGGAGCACCACAAAAACTTTTAAACAGTTTCATTGTGAGGAATTTGCTTTCAAATTCCAGCcatttaaatctgttttctgaTAGAACCCacccttccttttttaaagattagttaaaaataatcaagttGTCATTGTTCCTTTAGCCCACTCACACAGGGATTGGCTTTCCATCCTGTTGCTGGGAAGAGACAGGCTAGCTGAGAATTCTTTTCATTTGTCAGTAATTCATAAAAGCTTCCCTGCTGCCTGAgtaaaagcagtttcttttccagtttcagcACCATGTGTTCTTAGATTAATGAGTTCATACAGTGCTTTGGATCTGTTGCTCTAGCTTTTATTATTCTTCTATTGTTTTTGGTCTGCTCACCTCCCAGAATACCCACATGGcctctttcagtttgttttgggGAACACAGAAGGTCCATAATTTCTTCGGTATACACTCTTTGCTGATGGCGGCTCCTTATCTTAGGGATTCATATCCTGCCTGAGGACACAAGGATGGGAATCTCTCTAATACTATCTGACAACTTTACAAGAGCATTGGGGAAAGTGAGATGATGGAGGAACTTTGTAGCTTTCTGTTGTTCCTGACCAAAGTTAAATGCTACTGCACATCAGTATTGCTGCCCGAATTTAATTCCTTGGTGCTCACATGAAGACGCTCATGTGCATGCAAGACATCCATTCATCTTATGTCATGGCTTGACTTTGGCAAGAAAACATAGTATTTATTGCTGGTAAAGCTTCTCACTAATTGTATATTGTGAGCTCTGATTTGGGATTGTATATGCAAATATCAAGTAGAAATGCCAAACAAGCGACTTCTCTTGTTTTATAATGTGGTCATATACACAAATGTTCTTTTACAGCTGTTTGACAGACTCAAACTGCAGGAGTCCTCAGGAAAGAAGGGCGCTGACTCAAAGACTGTCTCAGAGGAGCTAGCCCTGACAAATGACTCTCAGACACTGGCATTGAAAGCTCGATCAGGACGAGCGAGAGCAGAAGATGAGCACGAGAGGCAGAAGCGcttgggcagagctggagaaaagaagaTGCCAGGTGACAGTTTGCATCTGGCTGCCAGAGGTGAAGCTGATGTGGGTAGCGGGACTGCCCGCACAGAGGGTGCCAGTGCTGCTGGTACCCGTGCAAGAAGCCAGTCACGGAAAAAAAGGCGGCCCAAAGTGGATTATCAACAGGTGTTCACACGTCACATAAACCAGATTTTCATTCGAGGAGAGAATGTTTTGCTTGTCCATTTAGCACATTGACTTGGCTGAGCCTTCGTCAGTGTATTTATTTGATAGCATGaattgctgctgcagctctcgTTGCTATTTAGCATTTTCGTTAAGTATGATGGTACTGTGACTGGTTTCCCATTGCCGTTAACAAGGTAGGGGAAATAATTCAAACTGGAGCATCCTGAGCTTGATGCCAAAGTAGCCTCCTTAGATCTCTGTTGGGGGTCTCAGGACAAGGTCAGCAGCACAGTTGTTTCTGTGAGATGAGGGAGGTAAGCACAGATCCTACTGCTccttaaaaagaagcaaagtggAGAGGGTCGGAAGAGAATTTTGGTGTACTCAGTTATAGGAGCTAATTGTAGCACACATTTAAGGAGTTTAAGATTAGATCTCCACCTGAAATAAATCGCAAATGCTATTTTGCATGTTCTGAATAATCTCAAGAGAAAGGCTGCTAATGAAACCAACAGTTTATCTACTGTTGTTACATGGATGTTGGCTTTTCCAGACATAATTCTGACAGTCATTTTGAGATAGTCTATGAAAAGGTGGAGTGACATACTACTGATGGCTGTTAGCCTCTTCTTCATAGTTAGGTCTGTAATGTCCTGTGTGATAGAAAACCTCTTAATTGAAAACTGCTCTTTTTCTGTAAATGGTGGCAGGACTTCAATTTGTTTTCAGTATCAGAGCTTAGGCTTCTATTTGTAATGCTGTGCTTCAGCCCTGTGTCACCAGCGAGCAGCTAACGTAGCTGATCCAGGGACCTCCGTGTTTGGAGTTTATCTGTGAATGTTGTGGACGCAGATGGAAAATTGTACTTTTATATTTGACCCAGTCGCTACTTAGTGTAATAGTGAAGTTTGCAAAGATGTagtttttcttctcagatttaAGTGTTTGTGCTGAGCACAGTTGTACTGTATCTAAGCGCCTTTCAAGTACCCTCTGTTGAAACTAGAGGTGCTGCGTCTCCAGCAATTCTCATGGAGCAGAAAACTTCATGGGTCTTTCCTATCCATATGAATGATGCATCATCTAATTCCAGTTGAACTGAGCTTTGGAGGTGTgcctgaaaatgttttgaagtatATAAGTCAAACTCAGCTCATCAGTGGCTTTATTTTAGTAAGGTTGTCAAGCTACTGTAGATCAGGCCAGGCTTCTGCAGGTATAAACTGCTTTCCAAGAGCTACGTACACACATATATGCAGAAGTTTGAGGGTAAATGAAGCTGTTATATTATCTAGTCTGTTCCCCTAGTTGTCAAAGGACACTAGATTTTACACTTCTATTCCTGTGTTCATCTCAATTACCTTATGCTTTGCAGCAGCTCCATGTGTTTAAGATGAAGTTGGGAAATTGCCAGGATAATGCGTAGATCTGACAATGAGTAGAACAACTTTTTAGTGCTTTATAGCAGGTCTTGTATTGCGTATAGAGGTCCTAAGTCCTCAAACTGAGTGACTGTACTCTCAATGACATATATTTCTGTTGCTGCAAATGCAGCATACTGCTTGCTTGTCGTTAGGGGTATGTCTGGTGTTTGGGTGAATTACAGAAATCATTTAGCAGGAGTTCCTGGACACACAAAGCAGCTGTATGCCTCTGGGGGAGCCTGAAACTTTTATGTCAGCATTTCAGATGACGCGGGGCTTGGGCGGCTAATCAGCTCAGCCGCTGAGCTGCAAACCCAAGTTCAGTCTGGGACAGAAGTGCCTCAGAATAGAAAGTACTGCTGAGGCAAAAGAGTTTCAtcaagagtggaaaaaaaaaaaaaaggtggttcttgtttcctctccttttatGCTGTTGTTGCTTGTGTTCATGTGGTCTGCAGTTCCTCCTAAACTCTGGTTTAAGAAGATTGTTCTTATAGTCACTCCTAGTTGTCGtggctttctcagcctttcctggtTGGCTTTCTGTGGGGTTGCCAACTGACCAGAACCCTCACAAATTATTAGAAACATGTGAAGCTAGAAACAAGGGGCTTATTTCTTGaaagtgaatatttttcttcattatatttttggttgtgggttgttttttcctgtctgctttctgactgttttgtttttatttcagttgctTGGGATGACTTATCTCTGCCTTTTCCATTCATGCCAAAGAGGTTTTgatctctcctctttccttcataCTTGACCAAAGGGTGTCAAATCTCCACTCAGGCCTAGGTACTATGACATCTAATtgaattcttgcttttctttaccTCATATTCTTAATTCTCTTTGTCTCCCTAGTTTACACTGCCTGTGTGTTAAATAAGATATAACTACCATGACTGTTCTTGCAGCTGTACTGCCCTCTTTCCTTGTCAGCTGACACTTCACCAAGTTCTCAGTTGCTTCTAGAAGTCTCAGTGTTTCCTTTCATcagaaatttttctctgaaatgttgcAGGTGTTTGTTGCTTCATATCTACGagtttctttctttacattttatgaaaaatgctGGTGCTTAGACTTGGGTTTGTGCCTTGATTTTTATATCATCACTGACCTGTTCTTCCAAAATCATCACCTCAGTCAACAAACCTGGTTGAGAACTACAGTTTGCCTACTTTTTTTGCTCTACCTCATTGTTAAAatgttccttctctgttcttgTTGTCTCATCTGTGAAGTTGGTTAAAATTCTCTCTTCCAATTTAGATTTAATGGCTTATTTGGTGGTTCTTCATTTGTTTCCTGCTTCCCTGTCCACCTCTCTCATTATTTCCAAGCTGCTTCCTAAATACAGCCTCTTCTACAACTTCAGATCTTTCAAAAGGTCTTCTTTTTCCCAACCTTTTCTGACATTATGTCTTTTTAAAGCCCGCTATCAAAATGCTGTTTTATGAATTTTGTCTCTTTCAAGCATAGCATTTGTGATTTTTGTCTCTTTCAAGCATCATGATTGTGACTAAGCAAGTGACCCTGTATGTCTGTTGTCACTTGCATGTTTAATACTTCAGATGAAGttgctctttaaataaaattgaatgtgATGTTCTGAAATTAAGTCTCCTACCTCACTTTAAGTATTCATGTAAATCtgttttttaccaaaaaaaaaaagaaaacaacccttGGAAACAAAtgagctttggttttttttattgtttatggttattttttttctgtgtttttccttttccaaactcAGCATAAAATCCAGGTTCTTTGTTCAAGAAGCTGCTTGCTCCTAGCCATTCTTCTATCGCTGCAGTGTCACAAAGATGGTGTGAGCATAGACACCTGAAGTCATTATGCTAAAGAATGAAGAGTAGGCGCAGGAGACAGTCTTCAGAAACAGAGCGTTGTGTGAGAGTGAAAAAACTTTGGGCCAAATATAAAGAACTCTCTGGAAAGGATCCACATACTGGTTGCAACCTGTCCAATATTCGAGGACATTGTTCTGCCTGGTGCTCAGCAGTGATTCCTAAAATGTGTTTATGGTGAGGTACCGAATTACTGCAAGGAGCAGTTTTCTGAACTACCTTTGAAGAATTGTTGTGATAATTTGACAATTTTTTAGAATCATTTCTAAAATAGCAGACAAACATGAAACTTGTGAAGTCTCACGGTGCCAGCTGCAGAAACGATGTAATGTAATAGTCTTGGAATGTGATGTCACGGATGTATCTCATGGTATCATCATATATCTTGTCACTGCCAGCACAGTTTAGTAGGGAGCCAagtttcatggttttttttaagagtggCGATTTTATTTGTAGAGTGATATAATTTTAGGGACCTTTGCAGATAGTCTGAATGGGTTTTTCATGGAACCACAGCATAAAACCTTGCTGTACTGTGGGGATGCAGGGAAACTGGTGGGGAGAATCAGGCTGAGAGCTGCAGCATTACCTTACAGTTACTGGTGTCACAGCTGGGATTACTCCTTGGGGAAATTCTTTTGCacaaatgcttcatttttattgAACAATTCTTAAACAGCGTTGTGGTAGTAGAATAGgtaagaccaaaggaaaaaaggagcttGTAAAAAGTGTGGGTTTAGTTCTTTCTCTCAACTGACTTGGAAGTATTTTTTCTGATCTAGAGACAGGTACTTAGCATGTCCTCACCAGGTGAT encodes:
- the LSM11 gene encoding U7 snRNA-associated Sm-like protein LSm11 isoform X3, translated to MEEDEGAAGGAEQRRPRRRPGAERSPSPSRLDVSSSRFDPLLALYSASTPLPFPAAPCFNNLAEYESFQRGLLRPRGRRSATSRRGPSAAARRGPPAADPERIQRLRSLMVNAGPEQEAAEGGATARRRRAPRNVLTRMPLHEGSPLGELHRCVRDGVKINVHIRTFKGLRGVCTGFLVAFDKFWNMALTDVDETYRKPVMGKAFYAEPQLTLTRLFDRLKLQESSGKKGADSKTVSEELALTNDSQTLALKARSGRARAEDEHERQKRLGRAGEKKMPGDSLHLAARGEADVGSGTARTEGASAAGTRARSQSRKKRRPKVDYQQVETMIPYGILKENGKAAETANCENTLEFLKMCISRILSRCTNGNV
- the LSM11 gene encoding U7 snRNA-associated Sm-like protein LSm11 isoform X1, with protein sequence MEEDEGAAGGAEQRRPRRRPGAERSPSPSRLDVSSSRFDPLLALYSASTPLPFPAAPCFNNLAEYESFQRGLLRPRGRRSATSRRGPSAAARRGPPAADPERIQRLRSLMVNAGPEQEAAEGGATARRRRAPRNVLTRMPLHEGSPLGELHRCVRDGVKINVHIRTFKGLRGVCTGFLVAFDKFWNMALTDVDETYRKPVMGKAFYAEPQLTLTRLFDRLKLQESSGKKGADSKTVSEELALTNDSQTLALKARSGRARAEDEHERQKRLGRAGEKKMPGDSLHLAARGEADVGSGTARTEGASAAGTRARSQSRKKRRPKVDYQQGGKAC